A DNA window from Vigna unguiculata cultivar IT97K-499-35 chromosome 10, ASM411807v1, whole genome shotgun sequence contains the following coding sequences:
- the LOC114166033 gene encoding GDSL esterase/lipase 1-like, protein MKSLSCLLVFSLGIFIQMSYCHSSITTCLPQKNAALFILGDSLFDNGNNNYINTTISYQANYYPYGETFFKYPSGRFSDGRMIPDVVAELAKLPILPPYLHPGRVEHVYGVNFASGGAGALRETSQGFVIDLKTQVSYLKDLKNVFSERLGNAVAEEIVSKSVYLISIGSNDYGTLLNPDSDPVFPPGDHQGFVDSVIGNLTDAIKEIYNVGGRKFGFVNVGPIGCVPAIRVLVNNGSTCLEEFSAIARQHNTALSEKLLELEKQLKGFKYSVNDFYGALSEVLNNPTKYGFKDPSVGCCGGGAYRGDQSCGGNKGTKEYELCDNVNEHLFFDSNHVTDRASQHFAELIWNGNHSVTTPYNLKQLFEF, encoded by the exons ATGAAAAGTTTAAGTTGTTTGTTGGTGTTTTCTTTGGGAATTTTCATCCAAATGAGTTACTGTCATAGCAGCATCACAACATGCTTGCCTCAGAAAAATGCTGCACTATTCATACTCGGAGATTCATTATTTGATAATGGAAACAACAACTACATCAACACCACCATCTCTTACCAAGCAAATTATTATCCCTATGGTGAAACTTTCTTCAAATACCCCTCTGGCAGATTTTCTGATGGACGCATGATACCAGATGTCGTTG CTGAACTTGCTAAGTTGCCAATACTTCCACCATACTTGCATCCGGGTCGTGTTGAACACGTCTATGGTGTCAATTTTGCTTCAGGAGGTGCTGGTGCTCTGCGTGAAACCTCTCAAGGATTT GTGATAGACCTCAAAACTCAGGTaagttatttaaaagatttaaagaaTGTGTTCAGTGAGAGACTGGGAAACGCAGTAGCAGAGGAAATTGTGTCAAAATCAGTGTACTTGATTAGCATTGGATCCAATGACTATGGCACTCTTCTCAACCCAGACTCAGATCCTGTGTTTCCTCCTGGTGATCATCAAGGGTTTGTTGATTCTGTCATTGGAAACCTCACAGATGCCATCAAA GAAATTTATAATGTTGGTGGAAGGAAATTTGGATTTGTTAATGTGGGTCCAATAGGTTGTGTACCTGCCATAAGAGTTTTGGTGAATAATGGAAGCACATGCCTTGAAGAATTTTCAGCCATCGCAAGACAACACAACACTGCACTTTCAGAGAAGCTTCTTGAGCTAGAGAAACAGCTCAAGGGATTCAAATATTCAGTCAATGATTTCTATGGGGCACTTTCTGAAGTGCTGAACAATCCAACAAAATATG GTTTTAAAGATCCTAGTGTGGGATGTTGTGGAGGTGGAGCATACAGAGGAGACCAAAGCTGTGGAGGGAACAAAGGGACCAAAGAATACGAGTTATGTGACAACGTCAATGAACATCTGTTCTTCGATTCTAATCATGTTACTGATAGAGCTAGCCAGCATTTCGCAGAGTTGATATGGAATGGAAATCACTCTGTCACAACTCCTTACAATTTGAAACAactatttgaattttga
- the LOC114166567 gene encoding GDSL esterase/lipase 1-like, whose protein sequence is MKSLSCLLVFSLGIFIQMSYCHSSITTCLPQKNAALFILGDSLFDNGNNNYINTTTSYQANYYPYGQTFFKYPSGRFSDGRMIPDVVAELAKLPILPPYLHPGRVEHVYGVNFASGGAGALRETAQGFVIDLKTQVSYLKNLKNVFSKRLGKAIAEEIVSKSVYLISIGSNDYGSLLNPDSNPVFPPGNHQGFVDSVIGNLTDAITEIYSLGGRKFGFVNVGAIGCSPGIRVLVNNGSTCFEEVLAIARLHNTALLKRIPELEKQLKGFKYSITDFYSASLEVLNNPTKYGFKETIVACCGGGPYRGDGSCGGRKGIKEYELCNNVDEHVYFDSIHLTDRASQHFGELIWNGNHTVTSPYNLKQLFEF, encoded by the exons ATGAAAAGTTTAAGTTGTTTGTTGGTGTTTTCTTTGGGAATTTTCATCCAAATGAGTTACTGTCATAGCAGCATCACAACATGCTTGCCTCAGAAAAATGCTGCACTATTCATACTCGGAGATTCATTATTTGATAATGGAAACAACAACTACATCAACACCACCACCTCTTACCAAGCAAATTATTATCCCTATGGTCAAACTTTCTTCAAATACCCCTCTGGCAGATTTTCTGATGGACGCATGATACCAGATGTCGTTG CTGAACTTGCCAAGTTGCCAATACTACCACCATATCTGCATCCGGGTCGGGTTGAACACGTCTATGGTGTCAATTTTGCTTCAGGAGGTGCAGGTGCTCTGCGTGAAACCGCTCAAGGATTC GTTATAGACCTCAAAACTCAggtaagttatttaaaaaatctgaAGAATGTGTTTAGTAAGAGACTGGGAAAAGCAATAGCAGAGGAAATTGTGTCAAAATCAGTGTACTTGATTAGCATTGGATCCAATGACTATGGCTCCCTTCTCAACCCAGACTCAAATCCTGTGTTTCCTCCTGGTAATCATCAAGGGTTTGTAGATTCTGTCATTGGAAACCTCACAGATGCCATAACA GAAATTTATAGTCTTGGAGGaagaaaatttggatttgttaATGTGGGTGCAATAGGTTGTTCACCTGGCATAAGGGTTTTGGTGAATAATGGAAGCACATGCTTTGAAGAAGTATTAGCCATCGCAAGACTACACAACACTGCACTCTTAAAAAGGATTCCTGAGCTAGAGAAACAACTCAAGGGATTCAAATATTCAATCACTGATTTCTATTCTGCATCTCTTGAAGTGCTGAACAATCCTACAAAATATG GTTTCAAAGAAACTATTGTGGCATGTTGTGGAGGTGGACCTTACAGAGGAGATGGTAGCTGTGGAGGGAGGAAAGGAATCAAAGAATACGAGTTATGTAACAATGTCGATGAACATGTGTACTTCGATTCTATTCATCTTACTGACAGAGCTAGCCAGCATTTTGGAGAGCTTATATGGAATGGAAATCACACTGTCACAAGCCCTTACAATCTCAAACAgctatttgaattttaa